A window from Candidatus Methylomirabilota bacterium encodes these proteins:
- a CDS encoding MBL fold metallo-hydrolase, translated as MIQSATMRDLVIGRLRIGAAVETAGPTRPTWLFPAATAEGLERHRAWLAPHFLDLAGRLLQSVHTFVVRTPDLTLLVDTCIGNDKDRGGRRPFHMLRTGFLDTLRAAGVAPEAVDVVICTHLHVDHVGWNTRLADGRWVPTFPRARYLFARREWEHWSSEDDEGTRRIMADSVAPVLDAGLADLVSMDHRISDEIWLEPTPGHTPGHVSVRLASGGDDAVITGDLMHHPVQIAEPTWQTTFDSDPDEAIKTRRGFCERYGDRPVTVLGTHFHDPTAGRIVSAGGGFRFAVDGTR; from the coding sequence GTGATACAATCCGCGACCATGCGCGACCTGGTGATCGGCCGTCTTCGAATCGGTGCGGCGGTCGAGACCGCCGGGCCGACGCGGCCCACGTGGCTGTTCCCGGCCGCCACCGCGGAAGGGCTGGAGCGCCATCGCGCCTGGCTGGCTCCCCACTTCCTCGACCTGGCGGGCCGCCTGCTCCAGAGCGTGCACACCTTCGTGGTGAGGACGCCGGACCTGACCCTGCTGGTCGACACCTGCATCGGCAACGACAAGGACCGAGGCGGCCGGCGGCCGTTCCACATGCTGCGCACCGGCTTCCTCGACACGCTGCGCGCGGCCGGCGTCGCGCCGGAGGCGGTCGACGTGGTCATCTGCACCCACCTGCACGTCGACCACGTCGGCTGGAACACCCGCCTCGCCGACGGCCGATGGGTGCCGACGTTCCCGCGCGCCCGCTATCTCTTCGCGCGGCGGGAATGGGAGCACTGGTCCTCGGAGGACGACGAGGGCACGCGACGGATCATGGCCGACAGCGTCGCTCCGGTGCTCGACGCCGGCCTCGCCGACCTGGTCTCGATGGACCACCGCATCTCCGACGAGATCTGGCTCGAGCCGACGCCGGGTCACACCCCGGGACACGTGAGCGTGCGCCTGGCCTCGGGCGGCGATGACGCCGTCATCACCGGCGACCTCATGCACCACCCGGTCCAGATCGCGGAGCCGACCTGGCAGACCACCTTCGACAGCGACCCGGACGAGGCGATCAAGACCCGGCGCGGGTTCTGCGAGCGCTACGGCGATCGTCCGGTCACCGTGCTCGGCACCCACTTCCACGATCCGACCGCGGGGCGCATCGTGAGCGCGGGGGGCGGCTTCCGCTTCGCGGTGGACGGCACGCGGTAG